The sequence CCTGCAGAACCGGAGTGAATGCGAGTTCCGGAAAAAAATTATCGATCCTGTTATAACCATTGGAATGCGTTCTTCCCATGAAGCCGCATCCGATCAAGCCTATTCGTAATTGTTTTTTTTCAGCCATCTTTTATTGCATTAAAAGGTAGATAAAATCATTTTCAGTATTTATTGCGCTTCAAACCAGCCATGGGCGTCGCGAACTTTAATCATCTTACCCAGGATGTCATTCCAAGTTTGTTGTTTCGTCATAACGGCATTGGGGAACATACAACCATCCCAACAGATATGCCTGAACGCTTTTGTCAGTTCGCCTTTTTCATCGCGTAGCCAGTAACCGGCATCATGGACAATATCCAGTTTGCCATTGGGATCTGTGGCCAGGCAATGACGGCCGGTTTTATCGTGGGAACCGCTACCGAAAACGGTTCCGTCATTTTGTGCCACATGGAAATCGATCGTCCATGGCCGCAGTGCTGCAGTTAATTTCTTTAGTCCGGCCTGGAAGGTTTCGCGGTCATTCCAATCAAAGTTTTCAGGAAGGATGCGGTCCTCCGGACTATTATACCCTAACATATACAAGAGGGTATGTGCCATATCGGCCTGGAAACCAATATTAGGGCGGTCAACCGCTTCCAGGGTGTCAATCATCGCCTTCCAGCTGTGCATACCACCCCAGCAGATCTCGCCTTCAGCAGCCAGTTTTTCTCCAAAGTCAGCGGCCACATCGCAGGCTTCACGGAATGTCTCCGCAATTAAGCGAGTATTGCCAACCGGGTCTTTTGCCCATTCTTCAGGTTTAGAGGCAGAATCAATGCGGATAATGCCATAAGGCCGAACCCCCAGTTCCCTGAGTTTCTGGCCGAACCGGCAAGATTTGCGCACCATGTCAACAAACACGGCCCGATCTTCTTTGCTACCCATTGCGGGTCCACCCCATATTGGTGCGACAAGGCTACCGATATTCAGATGCAATCCGCCAACTTTTTCTGCCAGTTTTTTCAAGCCATCATCTGACATATCAATATCAAAATGGGGTTCAAAAAGCCCGATATCGATACCATCGAATTTTACACCATCCACTTCGGCAGCTGCAGTAAGCTCCAGCAGGGTGTCCAGGGGTATCGGCGGCTCCGAGTCCGGTCCCTTTCCAACAATACCGGGCCAGGTTGCATTGTGCAGTTTGGGATAATTGTTTTTTTGCATATCGTTAGATTTTATTTGTAAGAAAATATCAATGTGGGTCTGCCAGGATCACCGGTTTATAGCCGCCCCGCGATTTGAAATATACAAAGAGTCCCAGGTAACATAAAAACATTAAGGCCGGGAAAAAAGCTACTGTCCGAAGCGCGCTTTTTTTAGCGTCATTCTGAACGATATTGATCTCTTCAACTGCCTTGGCCGGTGCATTTGCCATCTTTTGGGCATCCAGTGCTTTATAGGAACCAAAGAGACCCTTTTTAGGTGCTGTTAAATAATCTGCATGAAGTGTTGTATTGTTTGCCTGGTCATAAGCCGCCAGGTTCTGGTCCAGTTGTTTGTCCTGGACGAAGCCAAGAATGACAGCTCCAATTACCCCAACGCCCATCATACCAACTGCCCCGGTAAAATTGAGGGCAAGTGCGCCTCCCCTGGGAAATTGTTCTGAAACCACGCCAAGCATGGTAGGCCAGAAAAATGTTTTACCAAAGGCATACACTGTGGCTGCAATAATGATCAAAGCCCCTGTTGAATAGGAAAGAAATACCAACCCCAACATGGCGATCAGGGAACTGGCCACCAGCAATCCGATGGGTGAAAGCCTGTGCACAATTGGTCCGGCATAAAACCGCAGCAAGGCCATAATGATCGATGTATAAATCAATACCCAGCCACCCTGGAAACCCATTTTCTGCATGGCTGGTGTCATCAGATCAGTGATCCAGCTATCAGTACCCAATTCGGTGGTCGCCAGCGGGATCATGATCAATAACAGCAAAATAAACAGCGGCTGTCCCAAAGACCGGACAAAATACCCGAAAATACCTACAGCAACAAGGGTGATGATTATGCTCACCATGTTTGACCATTGGAAAAGGCTACCCAGCTGGAAAGCGCATAAAGCTGCGATGATCAGCATACCCAGTATGCCAACTTCTTTTAGCATATCGAGGTAGCTGACACCGGCTTCTACCCTTTCATTAACAGGAAACTTCCTTTTCAAAATAATCCAGCCGTACACAATGGCAGGAAGTAAGACGAAAGCGATGATTACTTCCCAGGGAAATTGCTGGTTGATCATAAATATGCCCAACAATCCGCCAACCACCATACCTGCAGGCCAGCCTGCATGCAGTATATTCAGCCATTTGGTTTTTTCTTTTGGGAACATGGTGGCCACAACCGGATTGATCACCGCTTCAACAGCACCATTTCCTAATGCAAATAAAAAAGTTCCGGCAAAAAGCATCCAGTAACCACTGGCAAATATGGTGATGATCACAGAAAGAATATGGCAGGCAAAAGCAAAGACCATTGACTTTTTGTAACCAATCTTATCGATGATAAGACTGAAAATGACAATACTGATGCCAAAAGGCCAGAATCCAACCCCAAATATTTCACCCTGCTGCGTTTTACTTAAACCGAACTGAACGCCCCATTGTGCCATGATGAATGCCCGGAAAACAAAACCAAAAGCAGTAGCGACCAATGCGATAAAACATCCCCAGAAAAGCAATTTTTTATCCCGGTCTTCTGTTGCTGTTGTTACCGAATTCGCATTTGTTGAATTCATGTTTTTTTATTGAAGGTTGAATTAATGATTTAATAGCCACTGATTGATGCGTTCATTGAAGTCTGATAATTGTTCCCAATGAAACGCATGTCCGCAGCCTTCATACATATGAAGGTCTGCATTCGGAATAGCACGGGCCACTTCGGTTGTCATCCATGGCGGCGTAAATATATCTGCACTGCCACCAATGACAAGAACTGGTTGTTGTATCTGGGGAAGCTGGTCAAGTACATTATGCGCTATGCAAGCTGCTGCCTGTGCCTTCAAACCCTTTAAAGATTGTTTCGGAGGTTCTGTGGAAGCAGATTGACGATCAGCGGCCATTCCTTCAGATATGGCAGGATCATCCCAGGAGGATTTTGAAAAAATCAACCATTGGATAAACAGGCTGAACGCTTCGGGCGTAAAATTCGCCTTACAATCGATCATGTGCTGGAAGACGGCTTTGGCCATATTGTCACACCTTGCCCAGGGGCACATCAGCACCATGGAAACAACTTTTGAAGGATGGCGTATGGCGAGTTGCTGCGCAATTGTACTTCCCATTGAAACACCAACCACCCTGACTTTCTGCAAGTTAAGCGCATCCAGCAAACCGGCATAATCATCGGCCATCTGTGCCGTGGTATATGGCCCGTCCGGTGTATCCGACTGGCCCACACCACGGTTATCAACAGTAATGCACCGGAACTGTTGTTGCCAGTGTGCCACATGTTTTTCCCAGACAGCCCCGGGTGCTGTGATCCCCATAATAAGCAACAGCGGCTCACCCGAACCCTGTTCCTCATAATACAATTGAATACCATTGCTGTTTATAACGGGCATCTTACTGGTTATTTTAATCCCTTGATCAATATTTCATTTACCCAACGACCATCATGCAGCGTCA comes from Flavihumibacter fluvii and encodes:
- a CDS encoding sugar phosphate isomerase/epimerase family protein translates to MQKNNYPKLHNATWPGIVGKGPDSEPPIPLDTLLELTAAAEVDGVKFDGIDIGLFEPHFDIDMSDDGLKKLAEKVGGLHLNIGSLVAPIWGGPAMGSKEDRAVFVDMVRKSCRFGQKLRELGVRPYGIIRIDSASKPEEWAKDPVGNTRLIAETFREACDVAADFGEKLAAEGEICWGGMHSWKAMIDTLEAVDRPNIGFQADMAHTLLYMLGYNSPEDRILPENFDWNDRETFQAGLKKLTAALRPWTIDFHVAQNDGTVFGSGSHDKTGRHCLATDPNGKLDIVHDAGYWLRDEKGELTKAFRHICWDGCMFPNAVMTKQQTWNDILGKMIKVRDAHGWFEAQ
- a CDS encoding MFS transporter, with protein sequence MNSTNANSVTTATEDRDKKLLFWGCFIALVATAFGFVFRAFIMAQWGVQFGLSKTQQGEIFGVGFWPFGISIVIFSLIIDKIGYKKSMVFAFACHILSVIITIFASGYWMLFAGTFLFALGNGAVEAVINPVVATMFPKEKTKWLNILHAGWPAGMVVGGLLGIFMINQQFPWEVIIAFVLLPAIVYGWIILKRKFPVNERVEAGVSYLDMLKEVGILGMLIIAALCAFQLGSLFQWSNMVSIIITLVAVGIFGYFVRSLGQPLFILLLLIMIPLATTELGTDSWITDLMTPAMQKMGFQGGWVLIYTSIIMALLRFYAGPIVHRLSPIGLLVASSLIAMLGLVFLSYSTGALIIIAATVYAFGKTFFWPTMLGVVSEQFPRGGALALNFTGAVGMMGVGVIGAVILGFVQDKQLDQNLAAYDQANNTTLHADYLTAPKKGLFGSYKALDAQKMANAPAKAVEEINIVQNDAKKSALRTVAFFPALMFLCYLGLFVYFKSRGGYKPVILADPH
- a CDS encoding alpha/beta fold hydrolase, with amino-acid sequence MPVINSNGIQLYYEEQGSGEPLLLIMGITAPGAVWEKHVAHWQQQFRCITVDNRGVGQSDTPDGPYTTAQMADDYAGLLDALNLQKVRVVGVSMGSTIAQQLAIRHPSKVVSMVLMCPWARCDNMAKAVFQHMIDCKANFTPEAFSLFIQWLIFSKSSWDDPAISEGMAADRQSASTEPPKQSLKGLKAQAAACIAHNVLDQLPQIQQPVLVIGGSADIFTPPWMTTEVARAIPNADLHMYEGCGHAFHWEQLSDFNERINQWLLNH